In the Pelmatolapia mariae isolate MD_Pm_ZW linkage group LG10_11, Pm_UMD_F_2, whole genome shotgun sequence genome, GACAGGACACGACTTGTCACTGTGGGCTCCCAGGGGATGCTGACTAGTGGCTCAAACACTGACTCTCCTCTGCTGGAGGTCGTTGCTGTGGAGACGTAGGGTCAGCCAGACCTTGTTCATAAGTGTTCAGGTCAGTTAATTAAGTAGGGTATACTAATGATGTGTAATGACTCTGGCCTTGGCAAAGGAAAACTCAAACAAAGAGACATATGTGTACAGATGAACTGTGTCTCACCAGAGTGGTTTGTGCTTCTGCTACAGCGTGGGAGGGCCCAGTCAGCCTGTCTTTCCTTTGTTATAAGTCACTATTCTGCGATAACCTTGGTCAGTAGAGCTACACTCACAACACGCACACATCCCCACAGCCTTTCCCGTACACTCGTTTAATTTCTCCACAGTTTCTGGCTctggatttttctttctttctcaacagcCTTCTTTCATGTCAATTTTTCATTCTACTGCAGCTCTCATTTTGCCAAATTTAACGCTGAAAAGAGAATCCAAACTGCTCAGATCAATACTATAAAAAGTCATCTGCCATGTCTTTCAGTGATTTTTCTGCCCTTCTCTATCGATCCTCCTGTCCCATCCTCCACTCTGCCTCCCACTCAGAGATGACCTGACGCTGATTACTTCAGATTTTGACAGATGTTTTTGGTGTCCAGACTTTGCAGAACAAAGATTTTCAGCAGGGCCAATAATACCTCCCTTAGTGACTATAATCCCcaataatttaatgttttccaTCTCTGCATCAGTCCAGAAGGAGAATGCATGACACTCTGTAACAAGCAAAAGGTTTCAGCAATGGGTATTTAATCAGGCATTACAGGGCAGACCTATAGCATCTGGGGAGAGGGAAAGCTTGCTACAGGTAGAGAAATTTAATGGGCACAAATGGGTAGAGTTTGGGCTGCTAGTGTCTAATCAATGGGCTCATGTCCTCTGTCTTCTGGGTGAAATAGAAGCTTCCACAGTCCCTACTCTTTTAACCTCTgcaggtggggggggggggttccaaGCACACATGAAACTGAAGCATGTGAGGAAAAATTACCATGAGCATGCATCTTTTTCCATCCTTTCACTCTTAATGTCTGTCACCTTTATGCACCATCTTGTAAGAAAGCTTAGTTAGTGTTGCACTTTAGCTCCCCCTACCTTcaattttgcatttttacagTCAGCCCTAAAACAACAGCTTTTACAATTCATGGCTTGCTGCTAACAAACTCTTCCCCCGTCATTCATTCCCTGCAGTTGTTTACGGACAGTCACTGTGTCTGTCTCAGGAGGGGTTTGTTACCAGCTGCTCTTGATGGGCCCTCTCTTTGTGGGGTCAGTCCCCTTTCTGTCAGAGCTGCTCTCAGGTGTCCCAGAGGTGCTGCCCGACCTGTTGGCACTCCACCGATCTGTGTTGCTCCCTGTCACTCAGCCTGGGGTTGAGTTTACGGTGATGGGCAGCAAGAACATGCTTTCATCGGTATGACACGCAAACATCCACAGAATAGATTATTTGAGCCTTTCGTGTACTTACCCACAAATTAGGACATTTATGAAATGcactgtgggaaaaaaaaactaaagcgTGAGTGAAAAATCAATCAAAACAGAGGGAACATGAACTGCAGTCTTCTTGACATCATGTAATTTCTTTGACAGACATGCATTATCTGCTTTCATTGTTTCGAGTAAAGACTCATTTTGGAAGCTGAAAGAAGTGGAATTGTTGTGGATGTAACATTTAAATTCCTGCTGTTAAAATTTCAAATATAGGTCAGTGTTCAGTGGATGCCTGAGCTCCAAACAATAGTTAATTATTCTCTCTCATTCATCCGTTCATTGATTGCAGTCTGGAGACCGACATAAGTGAGGGGCAGAAATTTCTCTGGTGACACTGAGGTTATATGATATGTATCCAAACTCAGCAACCTGGACATTCATTAGAGTTAACCTATCGTGCTCTTTTTCTGCtccatagttttattttttgagctATACTAGAGTGGCTTTGCATGACTCACAGTTCAAAGTAATCCTTATTTGTCTTACACCATGCTTTTGTGCAGAATCTCAGTTTATCCTCTGTCTGAAATAAGTCAGTctagcctctctctctccctgttaCTGTTAAGAGGTTCTGAgttaaatcaatatttagtgTTAAATTTCAGTAGTTCAGAGAAGTTGTTATTAAAACAACTTTTTCAGCTGAGGACAGGTTTGGCtcttctttttctatttcttttttatgaCATGACCACATAGTGACAGCCATACTTTCTCTTGAGTAGATTTCCACAGCTGAATCCACTGAATGTCACCACCTCACCGAGTAGAGTTCAGACCCCATCTCCACTCCCCCAGTATAATTACACTGAGCAGACATACATCAAAATAGTCAGTGACCTTATGACAGCCTCGTGTCCACTGGTCAGATTCATGGGTTCTCCTGCAGTAAACCAGTAAGCTCATCATTACTGTGCTCAGGTGTGACAGTATGGTAAAACCACATGCTTTCAGTTACTGAACTTATTTTTTCTGGATATGTAGGTTTGGGGCTTCTGTGAGTTGTTTTGccaggaaaatggaaaatagatgcagcaatttattgaaatgttGGTTGGGGTCTACGCTCTGGTGAGGTCGATCCATGACTGATGATGTtctgttgtgtgttttcttaTTCGGGTGCTTCTAATAAATTGGCCgtttgtttgggatcattgaagATGCTTTCACAACAGTAtagcatggtggatcaaaatttgGCTGTAGTATCTGACAGATACGCCAAGATTACGACTGATAggtctttgggaatcaccttactggtgcagaaatactattttattcCTGTCAAACGATGTCATCTTTGGCATGTTTCATGTttattagaatagaatagaataatcctttaattgtcccacaaggggaaatttggttatTGGGTATTCAACTTGCTGCTAGTAACATGctatttaaaattggttctttgcaaAGCTGTCTGTAATGTGTAGACACATGACTGGTTAATCCCACAGGTTATGTATCATTTTATgattgaatgattcataggttaGTATCAAGCAGCTTATCAAACaagaaaagctaaataaaaaagtgagGGGTGCCTCAagactttttcacagtactgCACCTTTATAAAAGCCTACACATTAAATCTAAACTCCTTATATTTGAATAGTGAAAAAGTGGTTGTATAAGGGTACTACATGATTAAAAGtatgaataaaatagaaaattagAATGGTGATAGTgacattaatattaaaaaaagatcatATAGAATACAATGCTTATCCTGTGTTAGTCATTCAATAAACACAAGCCGCACCAGAatctcatttcctgtttaccATAATTTTATTTGTTAGTGTCCAATACAAGCAAGacaataaaaatgtaaccaTAGCAACAACAAAGTTATCAAATCCCTCCGTCTCCtaatttaattttcatatttattcagTGTACAAATCACTGCTGTCACAGAGGCTGTGCACAGGGCCTACGTGCGCGCAAGCGTAAACCACAGGTGAGAGTAACCTGCAGCCACAACCTGCTCCTGCAGTGTCGGTCCTTTCAGAACTACTGATTTTTCACAACCTGACAAGAATTCATCCCACATTATCATTTGCACAGAAAGCTCGCAAGcacacataaatgcacaacCACACTGTTCATTGAAATTTAAttaacttccttttttttttttttttttcttcaaagcaGACCAAACAGTGACCTTCCCTGAATCGACCCTCATTCAGACTGAGGGAACCCTGCACTGATGCCACTGACATCATCGCCTACTTTATAGTGCTGACATCACTGTGGCATTAAAACATAAGACACAAGAAATGTATTAATTATTATTCATGCAGAGTGCCCTTTTTACACAACAAAACTCTGCAGTCAAGTCAGTTTTCTTGAGACGTAGCCACAGTTTGCTTCCTTTTCTAGAGCTGGCCCCGTTTCCAGGGGAACTTTGCATCTAGTGCCGGGCCTCATCTCTGACCACACCGTCCTGTAAATCATTGCTTAGTTGATGAAGGGTGTAATGCAAACAAATGCAAGTCAAACGGAAACCCCACATGCATCGTGTCATCTTTAAAGGGTTGTCAGCGGACAAAAGATGTGTTTTTCCAGATAAAATGATGAATTGAAAGATACCTAACGAGATTATTTATcaaatgaaactttatttaaagtGAAGAATGAATCATATAAGCTGTTGGTGGTCTCTCAACAAGGCCAGGCATTTTTCTGCATATTAAGTAGATAGACTCCCTCTTATATTACATGATTTAGCCATTCCCCATTCCCTGCATCAGTTCTATGGCAGTGTCACTTGATGTCCATCAAGTTCTTACTCTTCTCCTCAAGGATGTCGAACCACGTCTGATCAGGTTAGTGCTGTTTCCTCCTGAATGAGCATCCTAAAGAAAGAGGCGAGAGATTGTGGCTCAGACACTGATAGAAATCAACAAGACAGCTTTATTATAAAACACTTAGAGAAGTCTTGGTTATATTATAACCTTATAATCCTCCATAAATATCGACAGCCTATAAAAACGGCCAATCTTGCAAAAGCCAATCAGTGCAGCAAGGTGTATCAACTGACTCCCTAACAAGAAGACATAAGATAACAGTGAATCTCATGCCACCATCTGCCTTCACAAAGGCTGAATCACCACCACACTCGTGGTTTTATTGCTCAGAGTTCCTGCTAAGAAGCTCCTGTTACCACAGCAGCagagggtggggtgggtgtgACGATGAGAATATCAGTAAAATTGAACCTTGAACCCTGAGGACATGAAACGCTACACatataaaggctaatttacataCAGGTGACAGGTTGTTAAACGGACCGACAGAAACTGATTTTTCCTCATCGGGCCGGGTGTCGGGCTGAGCGGTGCAATGAGCTGATGCGATCAGCGCTAttttatgcaataaaataatCTCCCTCTTCTCAAGCACATCCAGGCCACTACATACACACCACAAATATAACTGTGTTTCTTACCGAAGCACGACCAGGAATCCCATCACCACGTCTGCAGGGAAAATAGGTCAATGTGtgcaaaaggagaaaaaaaaaagtagtcgAGGCTCAGAGGAAGAGATGCCATACTTTTTGGAGATCTTTTGTATTTTCCTCACGTCATCTCACTGACTGGATTACTTCAGTTTAGAAGTGAGGAAAAGCGAAGCTGAAATGTAAGTGAAGGAGACTGTAAGGTGGAGATTTTTTTCCCTGCGTACATGCTGATGAATGTTGGGATTTCCAGTTGCATTTGTTAAGAAATAGTTATGTTTTTGGTGTGATACACATGTAGTGACTCGTTATATTGTAAACTGCTTGGCTGTGTtgggaaaagaaaatattttattgcacaaaaaaagTGCTGATCGCATCATGCGAACATCTGCTTTGCTTGACTGCACAGCTCGGTACACCCGGCCTGATAAGGAAAAGCTGGAAATGCTGGACTCCAGCTTGTCGGTCTGGTGACTCAAACAGGCTCTCCTCCAAACGCTCCTCATTTATACAGTGCTTTACAAACCCAAATATTACAGGTAACAGCTGGATTTTCCCCATTTCATTTCATGTCCTCTTTAAAGGAGACCTATTCAGCTTTGTTTTACAAGCTGtccaaaagcacacagagtAAAGCCCATAGATATTTAAACAAtgacgttttttgttttttttaaataattcactATGTACACCAGAggagtggattttaaatcaaacactcAAAGATGTGAAGTGAACTACCAACTTTAATTCAAGGATGTTTTGCATTAACCGTTTACTAATTACAACAATGTAAAAGCTCAGGCTAGTAGAGTccaacaataaaaatacaaagctggaaatgagcaattTTTGAATCTTTTATTAAATAGAAGAGACGATCCATCACCTTAAATCTATACTGGGCCTACCTGttaatctgaaaaaaataaattaaataaaatgtgtgtaaatgaaAAGTTGTGCTTGCAGCTGATTGTGTAGGAATGGATCAGTGATGATGAATTCCTCTCACAACCACAAGAGTTACTGTATGCCTTAGTTGACACCCTGTTCatgaagaaaacaatgaaagggcAACACAAAGGCAAATGTGAAAGAGTAACTGAGTGTGTGTACAGTCAAGTTCGACCACTCATCTCCGGCCACAAAATCTGGGGATTTTGGGAAAAGCTTCTGCCTTGGGTCATTAAAatataattcagttttatttacatagtgcCAATCCAGAGCAACAGTCACCCCAGAGGGGAGACAAATCTAGATTACATCAGGAAGAACACCACCCAACACAACTCTGCCGAAACAAACATGGGAGCAGCTAAAAGTAGCTTCCGTCTAAATTTCcatcaaatgcaaaaaaaatattagattTAGACAAAAACTCccgaaaatgtttttaaaaacaagcttttaaaagttgtttcccctctctatttttgccATTAGAGAATCCTCCAAAAGAATCCCAAATTTAAATCTTTAAGCACCGCCCCCCCCTCGCCTCCATCTCATATAAAATGTCATAACTCGGTAACAAGCCACAGCTCAGCCGTGCACAAGCATCTAGCACAGGTATGCTCCAGTACCACCAGTGCCATTTGTGTAGTTCTACACATATAGTTGAGATTTCTGGTTTCCCTGTACCTTCTGTCAGGCGAGCTTTCCCTCCTGTCGGCTGGCACAGGACCGTGGAGCAGCCGACACACAGAACTACAGTCTGAGCATGACTGAAGACTGTGGTGATCTTGTAGCACCCTGCAAACAGCACACAAACcagttaaacaacaacaacaacaagatgaTGTCAGGAGTACTCCTGATGACTGGTGTGTCGTTGCAGCCGTTTGTGTAGAAGAGTCACTTGAAGCTCATGTCACAAATGGCCACAACCGTCACTGTATGCCTTACTTGACACCCCAATCACCAACGAAGCAATGAAAGGGCAACACATAAAGGCAAATGTAGCACAGGAGTGGAAGAAGTGCTCAAAGGTTTTCCAAAACATTAAATTACCCAAGTAAATACTTCTCCTGCACCACGACTTGCAAATGGGAAATACACCACTTTGATTTAAAACTGTAATTAAATCAACTCAAGCAAATGTGCTTATTGTTAGTGGACATGTTTCCATTTAAATCTTAAGTACTACTCATAAGTAAACTGACCTGGACACTTGACATCCATAAAATAGGAGTTAGGACTCTGAACAAGACGCTTTTTCTTGTGTCGTCTCTTTTCCTGCTCGGGGGTTGGGTGCAAAAGATCCTTTGCGAGCTGGGGGGGAgaaagcaacatttttttttttttttttttttttttaaacacgagctttgaaaataaataaataaatacataaataaattattaatgaaaaaaatgagcCAGAAGGTGCTGAATTGACTTTAACATGTAATTAAACTACTGCGGTTGTAGGCCTCAGTTACAGCGAGGCAAAGGTCGAGACCTCGATACACTTTCCAAGGAAACTGGAAAGTGTTAAAATGAAATTATCGGAATAATCTTGAAGCAATCGCAGCGATGccgttaaaaaaaagaaatcagatgAAACATCGCTAAGAGTTTAATTAACCCCCAAAACACCCAACATATGtcacaagtaaacaaacaaacgagCACGACACCCAGTTATCAGACTGCTGACTAACATTAATGCGCGACATTAACCAGCTTCCTCTCCAATAAAGACATTAAATACACTCAATGCTGAGACTTAAAGCTATACTGTGTGCTGTCAGCGAGCCTCGTGGGTTGCTCGTTGAACACGTGTTTCGCCATATTGCGCTCGTTCAGATCTTTACGTTTacattaaagggaaaaaaactgctGACGGATTTTTTTAAACGCACTTTTTAAGCTGTAAAATATTTTAACCGCGTTATAAAAGCACACTTTATCGACTGAGGCAAGTTAGTAGGTACAAAGACGCTTTTGTTACTTACAGGCATGTCTGCGTGTTTGGACTCTCACCGGAAAAAGACTCGCTGTCCACGTACCGGAAACTGCTGACTGACTGGGAGGAAGACCtggaggaagaaaaaataaaaattctcgTCGGTGTTTACGTGAAATTATCCGTTAGATAACATCAAATGAATGCATGAAAATAACTTAATCGTGTAAATACACCGTGAAtacaattttcatgtgtttttctgtcGCATTTGATTAAATCTTCTAACTGTATAGCGATTTCCTGACAAAGCAGACGATTATCCTGtaatttaaatacttttttcaaCAATTAGAATTGTTGAAAAAGTAGGTCAGACCCCTCATCATCTACACGTGAAAGAAGtctttaaaacatgtttgtttttttactcaataaaataaatgcaatgTAATGATGTCAGCATCCACTAGGAGTGGAAAATAAAggacagtaaaaatataatttgttATGTTCCAAAATACTTTACATGTAAAAAGCTTTGTGCTTCTGTGAACCCGCTGTAAACTGCAGGGTTAGATggtaacacacaaacagagataTTAGATAAATAAATCTAAGTTGGCTTTAGTGGTCCGGCCTGTATGTGGCCCATGAACTAAAATGACCTCCGGTCTAAAGACATAAACACCTGAGAAAGTCAGAGGGGAACTGTTGTTACCTGCAGGTGACACCTGGGGAAAGTTTACAATTTCAGTGTGCTTCTCTTCCTGTAGGTGGTGCAGGTTAGACTGGAGGTACAAAAGCACTGAGCAGAATTAAGAAAGTGTGATTTTACATATATTCTTCTGTCAAGGCCAACTTTCATGCTTGGTAGTCACATTTTAAACGATGACTCTGATATCCAACAGTCTCTTTCTTGCATGGATGTAGAACATTAGTTGTTATTTGATTACGCTTCATAAACAATGTTAGCTTTGTATTGCTTTGTCTTATTAAGGGTACAAAGTATTTACTTAAAACGTACTCCAAGTAAAGGCCCTGCATTATGTTacttaagtaaaggtttaagtAAAAGTACTATTCAGTGAGGGAGAATTACATGAATGCAGAACTTTAAGCAgcattttactgtttttgaattttttttacttcaacCTCAATTCCTGATTATTTCCTTTAATAATCAAATGACTGAGAAGAAATCAAAGTTGAGCAATGCTGTTAGAGTTATCCAAGAGCATTTCTCAACAAGAAAACCCCATGATTATAGattataaattacatttttttttaaatgtaacaaatGTCATATTTTAGAAGCTGGTAGCATAAAAAGTACTTGAAATTAATATCCAAACAACGTTTTTGGCAGTCAGCTCATGAATGTACTGACagtgatttgaaacaaatattttcaaaaacactttgtgtttgtttgcaaaacaaacaaataaaaaaaacaatatagtaCTATATAAAAgattttacagtatttttttgtattcagtTGATCAGGTGTTCATAAGGATACAGTGTAGCATTTACGTGAGCTGTGCATTTATAACCTTACATGATTTATCTACAGATACAAACGCTGAATAGTCCTATGacctttcactggtttgatgtTTTTACAGGAAcgactttttattattattattttatttcatggaGGATGTAGGGAAAGAGCATATGTTGCTTAAACCAACTTTTTCACTTGTATCGGTCCATATACACGTGTTTACTGATCAAATGGTGCCACCTAGTGTCCGTGCTGAGTGAGTGCCTGCGAACTGTGAACCGTTCACTCCCATAAAGCTCTCCCACACGTAGCCGATGTGGGATTGGGGCCGACAGCAagttcccttttctttttttaaaaaattggtaTTTCTGCAGACTGGATAAACTTGTTTCCACCCCGGTATGCTTGTAAGCGGGATAATAACGACTTTCTAATGGCAGCGGAATGAAACTTTAATACATGAGGGCTGATCTGAAAGAGTCTGTACAACTTTATCCTGCGCAGTCCAAACACAACACGGAGGAGGATCGGAATTTACCGGTGACAAGTCTGAGagtgaaaagaggaaaaagaagaggaTCCACTCGCTACATGGAGCGCCCCTTTTCAGGAGATTGCTTATTTTAAGTCACAAGGAAAAGAAATCGAGATTTAACGCGTTTGGTGGTGGATGAGAAGATCTCCGGTGAAGAGACAGACCAAACTTTCCCCGCTCCTGCTTTGAGTTCTGCTTGAAGAACAACTCCGACCATGGCGAAAAAGTATGATTTCCTTTTCAAACTGTTACTCATCGGGGACAGCGGAGTGGGAAAAACCTGTCTGATCATTCGTTTTGCTGAGGACAATTTCAACTCTACGTACATTTCCACCATCGGTACGTTTAATGTTTGAATTACAGTCTGCGACATTTCTGCTTCAGCTTATGATTGGCTTCTGTGAAACTTGGGATATGAGCAAGACAAATGTTTGCTGACATTTCAAGCTCCGTTCTGCCTCTGTTTACTGTAAGAGCTGGTTTCCCGGACTGCTTTCATGTCCCAACTAGTCTGtgctctcttattttctttttctttatttagtctctctctccttttttttcttttctccctgctgaatGTGTGTGCTCTCTCTTCCCTGACCCTCTCCCCCATCTCTCCCTCAGATCTCATTCCTCTCATTTGGCTCACAGAGGGTCCACCCACCCTCATTCCTATCTCTTTTACCATCTCTACGTTCCCAGAAGAATGGCTGGCTTTCTGGCATGCACAGTTTTGCAC is a window encoding:
- the rps27.2 gene encoding 40S ribosomal protein S27.2 — translated: MPLAKDLLHPTPEQEKRRHKKKRLVQSPNSYFMDVKCPGCYKITTVFSHAQTVVLCVGCSTVLCQPTGGKARLTEGCSFRRKQH